The Puntigrus tetrazona isolate hp1 chromosome 3, ASM1883169v1, whole genome shotgun sequence genome contains a region encoding:
- the sstr3 gene encoding somatostatin receptor type 5 yields the protein MELTSVDASAVLGLWGNGSIPGFLLNESILNDTCFLNASNCTNGTDAGNRAGTSMAGILIPLIYIIVCIVGLGGNSLVIHIVLHYSKTESVTNIYILNLAIADELFMLGLPFLAVQNAMHSWPFGSFTCRLVMTVDGINQFTSIFCLTVMSIDRYLAVVHPIRSSKWRRPQVAKAVNGTIWAVSFLVVLPVVIFANVQREGGICNIIWPEPANIWGAAFIIYTSTVGFFFPLLVICMCYLLIVIKIRSSGKKVHATSTKRRKSERKVTRMVVIVVAVFVFCWMPFYALNIINLVESLRDEPQGLHLFVVVLSYANSCANPIVYGFLSDNFKRGFGKALCRSSRRVENHEPTEQQHQEERRRVLMPRESLRRAVRDEEDEEEEEYREEVTEMTEICRITQNGNGSGQPESTRALFLERPSGTGVSETCSPDRRGMSGDVKGTGFGTAATLLNGAKNGNVKTLPEEPVEKNNSLEISYL from the coding sequence ATGGAGCTGACCTCAGTAGACGCCTCTGCTGTGCTGGGCTTATGGGGCAACGGCTCCATTCCTGGTTTCCTTCTTAACGAGAGCATTCTCAATGACACTTGCTTTCTCAATGCTTCGAACTGCACTAATGGGACAGATGCGGGGAACCGAGCAGGAACAAGCATGGCAGGAATCCTCATCCCGCTCATTTACATCATCGTCTGCATCGTCGGCCTGGGGGGAAACTCACTGGTCATCCACATAGTCCTGCATTACTCCAAGACAGAGTCAGTGACCAACATCTACATCCTGAATCTAGCTATAGCCGATGAGCTCTTCATGCTGGGCCTTCCGTTCCTCGCCGTGCAGAACGCCATGCACTCCTGGCCCTTCGGCTCATTCACGTGCAGGTTGGTCATGACCGTTGACGGCATTAACCAGTTCACCAGCATCTTCTGCCTCACTGTGATGAGCATCGATCGCTACCTGGCCGTGGTTCATCCTATACGGTCCTCAAAATGGAGACGACCGCAAGTGGCCAAGGCAGTGAACGGAACAATCTGGGCGGTCTCGTTTTTAGTAGTCTTGCCGGTGGTGATTTTCGCAAACGTGCAACGGGAAGGAGGCATCTGCAACATCATATGGCCGGAGCCAGCTAACATCTGGGGTGCAGCATTTATCATCTACACTTCCACAGTTGGCTTTTTCTTTCCCTTGCTAGTCATCTGCATGTGCTATCTCCTCATCGTGATCAAAATCCGCAGCTCGGGAAAAAAGGTTCATGCCACTTCGACCAAACGGCGCAAGTCAGAGCGCAAAGTCACACGAATGGTGGTGATAGTTGTGGCTGTGTTCGTTTTCTGCTGGATGCCGTTTTATGCCCTCAACATCATTAACCTGGTGGAGTCGCTACGGGATGAGCCCCAAGGTCTGCATCTTTTTGTGGTGGTGTTGTCTTACGCTAACAGCTGCGCTAACCCTATCGTTTACGGCTTCCTTTCGGACAACTTCAAAAGAGGATTTGGAAAGGCTCTGTGCCGCTCATCTCGAAGAGTCGAGAACCACGAGCCAACCGAGCAGCAGCATCAGGAGGAACGAAGAAGAGTTCTGATGCCCAGGGAAAGCCTTAGAAGAGCAGTGAGagatgaagaggatgaggaagaagaagagTACAGGGAGGAAGTGACGGAGATGACGGAAATCTGCAGGATTACTCAGAACGGAAATGGAAGTGGACAACCTGAAAGCACCAGAGCGCTTTTCTTAGAGAGACCCTCGGGTACTGGGGTTTCTGAGACATGTTCCCCAGACAGGAGAGGCATGAGTGGGGATGTTAAAGGCACAGGCTTTGGAACTGCTGCAACCCTGCTGAACGGGGCTAAAAATGGGAATGTGAAAACACTGCCAGAAGAAccagtggaaaaaaacaactcacTGGAGATCAGCTACTTGTAA